One Anoplopoma fimbria isolate UVic2021 breed Golden Eagle Sablefish chromosome 2, Afim_UVic_2022, whole genome shotgun sequence DNA window includes the following coding sequences:
- the mtmr10 gene encoding myotubularin-related protein 10 encodes MFSVKPTKPTFKCYLPPVQTDVKKTIEPPIKKLEPKLLQGEIVVNEVNFVRKCISAESSQDDLWGKLICTNFKVSFIPSDAPSKQKSHLSHLLLGEHDIPLTCLEQVVTVNDTKGKKKVLGSNQKLKFNPTELILYCRDLRIIRFCFHEAGPESAKKVCLAIAHYSHPADLPLLFGFEYQGRRYHESKGQRANGSTPRGGLQTPIFDRPSDWDREIKRTGASEWRVCSINESYAISQSLPEHIVVPVSLADQDLKHYSIYFMNQRIPLWCWNHPNGSALVRMASISDPLQQRKIDQKVFPAITKSHPQRSEVIRSDLDKYLPNIQDIQSAFIKVRQICVMDPFEESEERWLSLIENTRWLEYVRAFLKHSAEMVYLLDGKNSSVIIQEEEDRDLNCVVSSLVQLMLDPHYRSLIGFQSLVQKEWVMAGHRFLDRCNHLKKNDKEESPLFMLFLDCVWQMMNQYPAAFEFTEAYLTVLSDSMWIPLFSTFLFNSPKQRAQHLMDFARNKAIPQGEDQVVYFPPVWDWSQQFSTKDLTLFNNPMYIGKGAACVQNGEVKTFRRTKKTYSSTLRGMPASLRNGLKVGEETLTRRGSLMSELRPDFSVVKDESPSERFFRDWFSRPADQQGLLIPLLLPSHLALWKLYFLRWVPEACIPKGGPITAYHKLSQLVDEIEILQGQLRQYKGPTPGSTPLPSPSGPLSNQRRMYFKASSPHDPPSPPDFLTSSFPFSPTGNLCRRSSHGTPISKFLNGAKIWLSTETLANDPL; translated from the exons atgttttctgtcaaaCCCACGAAACCAACTTTCAAGTGTTATCTTCCTCCTGTGCAG ACTGATGTGAAGAAAACTATTGAACCACCTATTAAAAAGTTGGAACCCAAATTACTTCAAG GGGAGATAGTTGTTAATGAGGTGAACTTTGTGAGGAAATGCATCAGCGCGGAGAGCAGCCAGGATGACCTTTGGGGGAAGTTGATCTGCACCAACTTTAAGGTCTCCTTCATCCCTTCAGATGCCCCTTCTAAACag AAGTCCCATTTGTCCCACCTCCTGCTTGGAGAACATGAcatccctctcacctgtctgGAGCAAGTAGTTACAG TAAATGATACAAAGGGGAAGAAGAAAGTATTGGGGTCAAACCAGAAGCTGAAATTCAATCCCACAGAGCTCATCCTCTATTGCAGAGACTTGCGCATCATAAGGTTCTGCTTTCATGAGGCTGGGCCTGAGAGTGCCAAGAAG GTTTGCCTTGCTATTGCGCACTATTCCCATCCAGCTGATCTTCCACTGCTGTTTGGCTTTGAGTATCAAGGGCGGCGATACCATGAATCTAAAG GGCAGCGAGCAAATGGATCCACCCCTCGCGGAGGATTACAGACTCCCATTTTTGACCGTCCATCAGACTGGGATCGGGAGATCAAGAGAACAGGGGCATCGGAGTGGAGAGTTTGCTCCATCAATGAGAGTTATGCCATCTCACAAAG TCTTCCAGAGCACATTGTGGTCCCGGTTTCTCTGGCAGATCAGGATCTGAAGCACTATTCCATATACTTCATGAATCAGCGCATCCCT CTCTGGTGCTGGAATCACCCAAATGGAAGTGCTCTTGTCCGCATGGCCAGCATAAGTGATCCATTGCAGCAGAGGAAGATTGATCAGAA GGTTTTCCCCGCCATCACAAAAAGCCACCCGCAGCGCAGTGAAGTCATCAGGTCAGATCTAGACAAGTACCTGCCTAACATCCAGGACATCCAGAGTGCTTTTATTAAAGTCAGGCAGATCTGCGTCATGG ATCCTTTCGAGGAGTCGGAGGAGAGGTGGCTCTCATTAATTGAAAACACACGATGGCTGGAGTACGTCAG GGCTTTCCTGAAACACTCAGCTGAGATGGTTTACCTTTTGGATGGAAAGAACAGTTCAGTCATTATTCAAG aagaggaagacagagaccTGAACTGTGTGGTGTCATCCTTGGTGCAGCTCATGTTGGACCCTCATTATCGCAGCCTCATTGGCTTTCAGAGCTTGGTGCAGAAGGAGTGGGTGATGGCTGGCCATCGCTTCTTGGACAGATGCAACCACTTAAAGAAGAATGACAAAGAGGAG TCACCACTGTTCATGCTGTTCCTGGACTGCGTGTGGCAGATGATGAACCAGTACCCAGCAGCATTCGAGTTCACAGAGGCCTATCTGACAGTACTGAGTGATAGCATGTGGATCCCACTCTTCAGTACTTTCCTTTTCAATTCTCCCAAACAGCGAGCTCAGCACTTGATG GACTTTGCCAGGAATAAAGCAATCCCTCAAGGAGAAGACCAGGTTGTGTATTTCCCTCCTGTCTGGGACTGGTCACAGCAGTTCTCCACCAAAGACCTGACCCTTTTTAACAACCCCATGTACATCGGCAAGGGAGCGGCCTGCGTTCAGAATGGGGAAGTGAAAACCTTCAGACGCACAAAG AAAACCTACAGTTCCACATTGCGTGGAATGCCAGCATCTCTGCGCAATGGACTGAAGGTTGGAGAAGAAACATTGACCCGACGGGGCTCTCTGATGTCGGAGCTGAGGCCTGATTTCTCAGTGGTGAAAGACGAAAGCCCGTCAGAGCGCTTCTTCAGAGACTGGTTCTCCCGACCTGCCGACCAGCAGGGCCTCCTGATTCCCCTGCTCCTGCCCTCACACCTGGCTCTCTGGAAGCTCTACTTTCTACGCTGGGTTCCCGAAGCCTGCATTCCCAAAGGAGGCCCCATCACCGCCTACCACAAGCTCTCCCAACTGGTCGATGAAATTGAGATTCTACAGGGCCAGCTCAGGCAGTATAAGGGACCCACTCCAGGCAGCACGCCACTCCCCAGCCCAAGTGGGCCCCTCTCCAACCAAAGGAGGATGTATTTTAAAGCCAGCTCCCCACATGACCCCCCTTCACCTCCAGACTTCCTtacttcctcctttcctttcagCCCAACGGGAAACCTGTGTCGCCGCAGTAGCCATGGGACCCCCATTAGCAAATTTCTGAACGGGGCGAAGATCTGGCTCTCTACAGAGACTCTTGCTAATGACCCTCTCTGA